From a single Pseudalkalibacillus hwajinpoensis genomic region:
- the ytvI gene encoding sporulation integral membrane protein YtvI codes for MNWKYVHRMLRFLLVIAIIILAIISFYYVWHLAYPFVIALFLAFLINPLVDLLERRGKVPRAFSVALSILFLMGVLAALIALLVNEIVQGVVYIANVLPGNFQEIVTFIEDLFVTHVMPLYNQLEDLFKDLNEDQQTTILDNIQSIGTTVTTTVTNILQAVVEGIRSTIVSLPTILTVLIFSMLATFFISKDWYKFINWLKGKVSLEVQRSIGTVYKDLRKALFGFLKAQLTLISMTAVIVLVGLLILRVDYAITIAIIIGLVDLLPYLGTGAIFVPWMIYSFLTGNYGLTIGLSILYGIVVIQRQVMEPKVLSSNIGLDPLATLIALFVGFQLFGFLGLIIGPVLLVVLKTLFHANVFKDVWRFIVGK; via the coding sequence ATGAACTGGAAATATGTACATAGAATGCTTCGCTTTCTGCTTGTTATTGCGATCATTATTCTAGCTATCATTTCATTTTACTATGTATGGCATCTGGCCTATCCTTTTGTGATCGCATTGTTCCTTGCTTTTCTCATAAACCCACTAGTTGACCTTTTAGAAAGAAGAGGCAAAGTACCGCGAGCGTTTTCAGTGGCATTGTCAATTCTGTTCTTAATGGGAGTACTTGCTGCTTTAATCGCTCTTCTCGTTAATGAGATTGTCCAGGGAGTTGTCTACATCGCAAATGTACTACCTGGTAACTTTCAGGAAATCGTTACGTTTATTGAAGACCTTTTTGTTACTCATGTTATGCCACTTTACAATCAACTTGAAGACCTTTTTAAAGACCTAAATGAAGACCAACAAACTACCATTCTTGATAACATCCAGTCCATCGGTACGACTGTCACTACAACTGTCACTAATATTTTACAAGCAGTTGTAGAGGGAATTCGTTCAACAATTGTCAGCTTGCCAACGATCCTGACTGTTCTCATTTTTTCAATGCTAGCTACTTTTTTCATCAGCAAAGATTGGTATAAATTTATAAATTGGTTAAAGGGTAAGGTTTCTCTTGAAGTTCAAAGAAGTATTGGCACGGTTTACAAAGACTTAAGAAAAGCGCTATTTGGATTCCTGAAAGCTCAGCTCACTCTCATTTCCATGACAGCCGTTATCGTTCTAGTAGGTTTACTCATCCTTCGAGTCGATTACGCGATAACAATCGCCATCATTATAGGACTCGTCGATCTTCTTCCATACCTTGGCACTGGTGCGATATTTGTTCCGTGGATGATTTATTCCTTTCTTACTGGCAATTATGGGCTCACCATAGGTCTTTCCATTCTATATGGGATAGTTGTGATTCAGAGACAGGTCATGGAGCCAAAAGTTCTATCCTCAAATATCGGGCTCGACCCTCTTGCAACACTGATTGCGCTATTTGTCGGGTTTCAACTGTTTGGATTTCTAGGATTAATTATTGGCCCGGTATTACTTGTCGTGCTTAAAACATTATTCCATGCTAATGTATTTAAGGATGTCTGGCGATTTATTGTTGGTAAATAG
- a CDS encoding DUF441 domain-containing protein: MSIISQSSIFLLILLGIALLAKNSSLIIAVAALLVVKIFGLDEKIFPVVQAKGISWGVTIITIAVLIPIATGEIGFKQLTEAIKSSYAWIAMASGIFVAIIASKGIILLQNDPHITTALVFGTIFAVAVFQGIAVGPLIGAGIAYMAMKIVELFT, encoded by the coding sequence ATGAGTATTATTTCGCAGTCATCCATATTCTTGCTTATCCTGTTAGGTATTGCACTTCTTGCGAAAAACAGCTCGCTCATTATTGCGGTTGCTGCGTTATTAGTTGTGAAGATATTTGGATTAGATGAGAAAATCTTTCCGGTCGTTCAGGCAAAGGGGATTTCCTGGGGAGTAACGATCATTACGATCGCAGTTCTTATTCCGATTGCTACCGGCGAAATTGGGTTTAAACAACTAACTGAAGCGATAAAGTCTTCGTATGCATGGATTGCCATGGCGTCAGGCATTTTTGTAGCAATTATTGCATCGAAAGGCATCATTTTGCTACAGAATGATCCTCATATCACAACTGCTCTTGTATTCGGCACAATCTTTGCTGTGGCAGTTTTCCAGGGGATTGCTGTTGGTCCCCTTATTGGGGCAGGCATTGCGTATATGGCTATGAAAATTGTCGAACTTTTCACCTGA